In Indicator indicator isolate 239-I01 chromosome 16, UM_Iind_1.1, whole genome shotgun sequence, one genomic interval encodes:
- the INTS14 gene encoding integrator complex subunit 14 isoform X3 has translation MPTVVVMDVSLSMTRPVSVEGSEEYQRKHLAEALSNMDDYDKTCLESALLGVCNIVQQEWGAAIPCQVVLVTDGCLGIGRGSLRHSLATHTQRSESNRFPLPFPFPSKLYVMCMANLEELQSTDSLDCLERLIDLNNGEGQIFTIDGPLCLKNVQSMFGKLIDLAYTPFHAVLKCGHLTSDVQVFPRPEPFVIDEEIDPIPKAINTDLEIVGFVDIADISSPPVLSRHLVLPIALNRGDEVGPGITDDTEDENSANQIAGKIPNFCVLLHGSLKVEGMVAVVQLGPEWYGMLYSQADSKKKSNLMMSLFEPGPEPLPWLGKMAQLGPISDAKENPYGEDDNKSPFPLQPKNKRSYAQNVTVWIKPSGLQTDVQKILRNARKLPEKTQTFYKELNRLRKAALALGFLDLLKGVADMLERECTLLPDTAHPDAAFQLTHAAQQLKVASTGASEYAAYDQNIAPLQTDFSSSSTERM, from the exons atgcCGACGGTGGTGGTGATGGACGTGTCGCTCTCCATGACACGACCGGTGTCGGTGGAGGGCTCCGAGGAGTACCAGAGGAAACACCTGGCA GAAGCCCTAAGTAACATGGATGATTATGACAAAACCTGTTTAGAGTCAGCACTCCTGGGGGTTTGCAATATTGTCCAGCAGGAATGGGGTGCAGCAATTCCTTGCCAG GTTGTCCTTGTCACTGATGGCTGCTTGGGGATCGGCAGAGGCTCCCTACGGCACTCCCTGGCTACTCACACCCAGCGAAGCGAAAGCAACAGGTTTCCACTGCCCTTCCCATTCCCATCCAAGCTGTATGTCATGTGCATGGCAAATCTCGAAGAG cttcaAAGCACAGACTCTTTGGACTGTCTGGAGCGGCTCATAGACTTAAACAATGGGGAAGGGCAAATATTCACCATCGATGGACCCCTTTGCCTGAAGAATGTGCAGTCAATGTTTGG TAAGCTAATAGATCTGGCTTATACACCATTCCATGCTGTTCTCAAGTGTGGCCACTTAACATCTGATGTTCAAGTGTTTCCCAGACCAGAGCCGTTCGTTATAGATGAGGAAATTGACCCCATTCCTAAAGCAATTAATACAG ATCTAGAAATTGTGGGGTTTGTGGATATAGCTGACATTTCTAGCCCTCCTGTCCTGTCCAGACACTTGGTACTGCCCATTGCACTTAACAGAG gtGATGAGGTGGGACCTGGGATCACAGATGACACTGAAGATGAGAATTCAGCTAATCAGATTGCTGGGAAAATCCCcaatttctgtgttttgttacaTGGCAGCCTGAAAGTGGAAGGCATGGTGGCTGTCGTCCAGTTGGG GCCAGAGTGGTATGGAATGCTCTATTCGCAAGCTGACAGCAAGAAGAAATCAAACCTCATGATGTCACTCTTCGAGCCTGGTCCTGAGCCCCTGCCATGGCTAGGGAAGATGGCACAGCTCGGACCCATTTCAG atgcaaaagaaaatccATATGGAGAGGATGACAACAAGAGCCCTTTCCCCTTGCAACCCAAGAACAAGCGCAGTTACGCACAGAATGTTACTGTGTGGATTAAACCAAGTGGCCTTCAG ACAGATGTACAGAAGATCTTGAGAAATGCAAGGAAGCTTCCTGAAAAAACTCAAACCTTCTATAAA GAACTTAATCGTTTACGAAAGGCAGCTCTGGCCTTGGGCTTCCTGGACCTCCTGAAAGGTGTGGCAGACATGCTGGAGCGGGAGTGCACCCTGCTGCCCGACACGGCTCATCCTGACGCGGCGTTTCAGCTCACACACGCTGCTCAGCAGCTCAAAGTGGCAAGTACTGGAGCATCAGAATATGCTGCCTATGATCAGAACATTGCTCCACTGCAGACAGACTTTTCCAGTAGCAGCACTGAAAGAATGTGA
- the INTS14 gene encoding integrator complex subunit 14 isoform X1, whose amino-acid sequence MPTVVVMDVSLSMTRPVSVEGSEEYQRKHLAVHGLTMLFEHMATNYKLEFTALVVFSSLWELMVPFTRDYNTLQEALSNMDDYDKTCLESALLGVCNIVQQEWGAAIPCQVVLVTDGCLGIGRGSLRHSLATHTQRSESNRFPLPFPFPSKLYVMCMANLEELQSTDSLDCLERLIDLNNGEGQIFTIDGPLCLKNVQSMFGKLIDLAYTPFHAVLKCGHLTSDVQVFPRPEPFVIDEEIDPIPKAINTDLEIVGFVDIADISSPPVLSRHLVLPIALNREGDEVGPGITDDTEDENSANQIAGKIPNFCVLLHGSLKVEGMVAVVQLGPEWYGMLYSQADSKKKSNLMMSLFEPGPEPLPWLGKMAQLGPISDAKENPYGEDDNKSPFPLQPKNKRSYAQNVTVWIKPSGLQTDVQKILRNARKLPEKTQTFYKELNRLRKAALALGFLDLLKGVADMLERECTLLPDTAHPDAAFQLTHAAQQLKVASTGASEYAAYDQNIAPLQTDFSSSSTERM is encoded by the exons atgcCGACGGTGGTGGTGATGGACGTGTCGCTCTCCATGACACGACCGGTGTCGGTGGAGGGCTCCGAGGAGTACCAGAGGAAACACCTGGCAGTCCACGGCCTGACCATGCTGTTCGAGCACATGGCGACTAACTACAAGCTGGAGTTCACGGCCTTGGTAGTGTTTTCCTCGCTCTGGGAGCTGATGGTGCCTTTCACGAGAGATTACAACACACTCCAG GAAGCCCTAAGTAACATGGATGATTATGACAAAACCTGTTTAGAGTCAGCACTCCTGGGGGTTTGCAATATTGTCCAGCAGGAATGGGGTGCAGCAATTCCTTGCCAG GTTGTCCTTGTCACTGATGGCTGCTTGGGGATCGGCAGAGGCTCCCTACGGCACTCCCTGGCTACTCACACCCAGCGAAGCGAAAGCAACAGGTTTCCACTGCCCTTCCCATTCCCATCCAAGCTGTATGTCATGTGCATGGCAAATCTCGAAGAG cttcaAAGCACAGACTCTTTGGACTGTCTGGAGCGGCTCATAGACTTAAACAATGGGGAAGGGCAAATATTCACCATCGATGGACCCCTTTGCCTGAAGAATGTGCAGTCAATGTTTGG TAAGCTAATAGATCTGGCTTATACACCATTCCATGCTGTTCTCAAGTGTGGCCACTTAACATCTGATGTTCAAGTGTTTCCCAGACCAGAGCCGTTCGTTATAGATGAGGAAATTGACCCCATTCCTAAAGCAATTAATACAG ATCTAGAAATTGTGGGGTTTGTGGATATAGCTGACATTTCTAGCCCTCCTGTCCTGTCCAGACACTTGGTACTGCCCATTGCACTTAACAGAG aaggtGATGAGGTGGGACCTGGGATCACAGATGACACTGAAGATGAGAATTCAGCTAATCAGATTGCTGGGAAAATCCCcaatttctgtgttttgttacaTGGCAGCCTGAAAGTGGAAGGCATGGTGGCTGTCGTCCAGTTGGG GCCAGAGTGGTATGGAATGCTCTATTCGCAAGCTGACAGCAAGAAGAAATCAAACCTCATGATGTCACTCTTCGAGCCTGGTCCTGAGCCCCTGCCATGGCTAGGGAAGATGGCACAGCTCGGACCCATTTCAG atgcaaaagaaaatccATATGGAGAGGATGACAACAAGAGCCCTTTCCCCTTGCAACCCAAGAACAAGCGCAGTTACGCACAGAATGTTACTGTGTGGATTAAACCAAGTGGCCTTCAG ACAGATGTACAGAAGATCTTGAGAAATGCAAGGAAGCTTCCTGAAAAAACTCAAACCTTCTATAAA GAACTTAATCGTTTACGAAAGGCAGCTCTGGCCTTGGGCTTCCTGGACCTCCTGAAAGGTGTGGCAGACATGCTGGAGCGGGAGTGCACCCTGCTGCCCGACACGGCTCATCCTGACGCGGCGTTTCAGCTCACACACGCTGCTCAGCAGCTCAAAGTGGCAAGTACTGGAGCATCAGAATATGCTGCCTATGATCAGAACATTGCTCCACTGCAGACAGACTTTTCCAGTAGCAGCACTGAAAGAATGTGA
- the INTS14 gene encoding integrator complex subunit 14 isoform X2, whose protein sequence is MPTVVVMDVSLSMTRPVSVEGSEEYQRKHLAVHGLTMLFEHMATNYKLEFTALVVFSSLWELMVPFTRDYNTLQVVLVTDGCLGIGRGSLRHSLATHTQRSESNRFPLPFPFPSKLYVMCMANLEELQSTDSLDCLERLIDLNNGEGQIFTIDGPLCLKNVQSMFGKLIDLAYTPFHAVLKCGHLTSDVQVFPRPEPFVIDEEIDPIPKAINTDLEIVGFVDIADISSPPVLSRHLVLPIALNREGDEVGPGITDDTEDENSANQIAGKIPNFCVLLHGSLKVEGMVAVVQLGPEWYGMLYSQADSKKKSNLMMSLFEPGPEPLPWLGKMAQLGPISDAKENPYGEDDNKSPFPLQPKNKRSYAQNVTVWIKPSGLQTDVQKILRNARKLPEKTQTFYKELNRLRKAALALGFLDLLKGVADMLERECTLLPDTAHPDAAFQLTHAAQQLKVASTGASEYAAYDQNIAPLQTDFSSSSTERM, encoded by the exons atgcCGACGGTGGTGGTGATGGACGTGTCGCTCTCCATGACACGACCGGTGTCGGTGGAGGGCTCCGAGGAGTACCAGAGGAAACACCTGGCAGTCCACGGCCTGACCATGCTGTTCGAGCACATGGCGACTAACTACAAGCTGGAGTTCACGGCCTTGGTAGTGTTTTCCTCGCTCTGGGAGCTGATGGTGCCTTTCACGAGAGATTACAACACACTCCAG GTTGTCCTTGTCACTGATGGCTGCTTGGGGATCGGCAGAGGCTCCCTACGGCACTCCCTGGCTACTCACACCCAGCGAAGCGAAAGCAACAGGTTTCCACTGCCCTTCCCATTCCCATCCAAGCTGTATGTCATGTGCATGGCAAATCTCGAAGAG cttcaAAGCACAGACTCTTTGGACTGTCTGGAGCGGCTCATAGACTTAAACAATGGGGAAGGGCAAATATTCACCATCGATGGACCCCTTTGCCTGAAGAATGTGCAGTCAATGTTTGG TAAGCTAATAGATCTGGCTTATACACCATTCCATGCTGTTCTCAAGTGTGGCCACTTAACATCTGATGTTCAAGTGTTTCCCAGACCAGAGCCGTTCGTTATAGATGAGGAAATTGACCCCATTCCTAAAGCAATTAATACAG ATCTAGAAATTGTGGGGTTTGTGGATATAGCTGACATTTCTAGCCCTCCTGTCCTGTCCAGACACTTGGTACTGCCCATTGCACTTAACAGAG aaggtGATGAGGTGGGACCTGGGATCACAGATGACACTGAAGATGAGAATTCAGCTAATCAGATTGCTGGGAAAATCCCcaatttctgtgttttgttacaTGGCAGCCTGAAAGTGGAAGGCATGGTGGCTGTCGTCCAGTTGGG GCCAGAGTGGTATGGAATGCTCTATTCGCAAGCTGACAGCAAGAAGAAATCAAACCTCATGATGTCACTCTTCGAGCCTGGTCCTGAGCCCCTGCCATGGCTAGGGAAGATGGCACAGCTCGGACCCATTTCAG atgcaaaagaaaatccATATGGAGAGGATGACAACAAGAGCCCTTTCCCCTTGCAACCCAAGAACAAGCGCAGTTACGCACAGAATGTTACTGTGTGGATTAAACCAAGTGGCCTTCAG ACAGATGTACAGAAGATCTTGAGAAATGCAAGGAAGCTTCCTGAAAAAACTCAAACCTTCTATAAA GAACTTAATCGTTTACGAAAGGCAGCTCTGGCCTTGGGCTTCCTGGACCTCCTGAAAGGTGTGGCAGACATGCTGGAGCGGGAGTGCACCCTGCTGCCCGACACGGCTCATCCTGACGCGGCGTTTCAGCTCACACACGCTGCTCAGCAGCTCAAAGTGGCAAGTACTGGAGCATCAGAATATGCTGCCTATGATCAGAACATTGCTCCACTGCAGACAGACTTTTCCAGTAGCAGCACTGAAAGAATGTGA
- the HACD3 gene encoding very-long-chain (3R)-3-hydroxyacyl-CoA dehydratase 3 codes for MAGPSLRPHVHWAQRHRELYLRVELSDVQHPDITITDNVLHFRAQGHGAKGDNIYEFEIEFLEPVEPKPVCRVTQRQLNITVQKKVSNWWERLTKQEKRPLFLAPDFDRWLDESDAEMELREKEEEKINKMKIESRVPKDPFKHLKKGYLVMYNLVQFLGFSWIFVNMTVRLFILGKDSFYDTFHTIADMMYFCQTLALMEVMNSLIGLVRSPLVPAVLQLFGRNFVLFVILGTLEEMQSKPVVFFIFYFWSIIELFRYPYYMLSCIGIEWKPLTWLRYTAWIPLYPLGGLSEAVAIVQSIPIFSETGKFSLGLPNPLNVTIQFSFLLQVYLIALFLGVFVNFRHLYKQRKQHLGPKKRKMK; via the exons ATGGCGGGCCCGAGTCTCCGACCGCACGTGCACTGGGCGCAGCGGCACCGCGAGCTGTATCTGCGCGTGGAGCTAAGCGACGTGCAG cacCCGGACATCACCATCACCGACAATGTGCTGCACTTCAGAG CTCAGGGTCATGGTGCCAAAGGAGACAACATCTACGAATTTGAGATAGAGTTTCTAGAACCAGTTGAGCCTAAA CCTGTCTGCAGAGTGACTCAAAGGCAGCTGAACATCACTGTGCAGAAAAAAGTAAGCAACTGGTGGGAGAGACTCACCAAGCAAGAGAAGCGCCCGCTCTTCCTTGCTCCCGACTTCGACCGCTGGTTAGATGAATCGGATGCCGAAATGGAACTGAGGGAGAAG gaagaagaaaagattaacaaaatgaaaatagaaTCCAGAGTCCCAAAAGACC CTTTCAAACACCTGAAGAAGGGATACTTGGTCATGTACAACCTTGTACAGTTTTTGGGATTCTCTTGGATTTTCGTGAACATGACAGTACGACTGTTCATCTTAGGAAAAG ATTCCTTCTATGACACATTTCACACTATTGCTGACATGATGTACTTCTGTCAGACCCTGGCATTAATGGAGGTCATGAATTCACTAATAGGACTAGTCAGATCACCGCTGGTACCTGCTGTACTGCAG tTATTTGGAAgaaactttgttttgtttgtcatCCTTGGAACCTTAGAAGAAATGCAGAGCAAACCTGTGGTGTTcttcatattttatttctggAGTATCATTGAGCTGTTCAG GTATCCATATTACATGCTCTCATGCATTGGTATTGAATGGAAACCACTAACCTGGCTCCGTTACACTGCCTGGATCCCTCTCTACCCCTTAGGAGGCTTGTCAGAAG ctgtcGCTATCGTTCAATCCATTCCAATCTTCAGTGAAACGGGGAAATTTAGCCTGGGATTGCCAAATCCACTGAATGTCACAATCCAGTTTTCATTTTTGCTTCAAGTATACCTTATAGCCTTGTTTTTAG GGGTATTTGTAAACTTCCGCCATCTCTACAAGCAAAGGAAACAGCACCTCGGAccaaagaagagaaagatgaaGTAA